From a region of the Aeoliella mucimassa genome:
- a CDS encoding ThuA domain-containing protein codes for MSLFCSAALAQQSEPAPTDGIEYERGVRLRVYRIEQPKSDSPQLAAGQSANIDQTISEFKITGDEAYLADVERPLLVQMECLLKSEVAQQVELTLKTAARCTLQVEDRGFASPPNSRGLQAKVSLKQGVNRIECTALFVKQKPELELLMQSKEQSEPTSIATSELQAQAFHFRPTSPGVKRLARDEDRPGLGAKVVGLHPSINLATIRAPDDYVPVGGLDVLSDGTLVVATFDARRLRAPSPQEEPDGELWLYHGAEGKVEGIRREKIAEGLYEPAGVCVVGESIYVSQRLEVTRFDRLESQGKWQATTVASGWESNDFHALSFGLLHQPGQGGHPGHLYLAKGTGLGLKSNPPNHGSVWRIDLSLPVGENVEAITGGHRTPNGLGWGPNGEIYVTDNQGEYTPANELNLVKDGSFYGFFHRTGAHAELSPFQPDATRDKNPSAVTEATVWMPQDEIANSPSEPVLVPEGWPFAGQMLVGDVKYGGINRIGLEQIDGVWQGCAFRFTQGMEGGVNRLAFGPGGSLFVGAIGGDHAATWNWVDPDGRKTYQGLQRLQPNGEMPFDIESVHALPEGFEVRFTQPVDESAVADPSNYLAEQWTYRATPNYGGPKFELEPLAIKQITASADRRSVVLQMDGVKANRVVHLTADPINEQGEKLWSSEAWYTVRRIPQDKTPKPSRVVIVTGDNEYGSELSMPMIGSILEQLPGFEVKVLYSVDEQGNRDRHAHSIPGLRALREADLAVFFMRFRALPDAQVKEIEDYVASGRPVIGLRTSSHAFLYESGPHQHLDNGFGDEVLGQRWISHYGHGTSSMAKVDASAMNSPILRGMKPEFPLASWLYVTDPPTHPLPADCHPLLTGIALKEPGEVASKFGEEQPLAWTRELQTATGQTQRVFYTSLGHPRDFLDEPSRRLLVNAIYWALGREGEIPESGAPVPLPKGYRPPNPK; via the coding sequence ATGAGTCTGTTTTGCTCAGCGGCATTAGCTCAGCAGAGTGAGCCAGCTCCGACCGACGGTATAGAGTACGAACGAGGCGTGCGACTTCGCGTCTACCGAATCGAGCAGCCGAAGTCCGACTCGCCGCAATTGGCCGCAGGGCAGAGTGCGAACATTGATCAAACGATCTCCGAGTTCAAAATCACGGGTGACGAGGCCTATCTCGCCGATGTCGAGCGGCCGCTGCTGGTGCAGATGGAATGCCTGCTGAAGTCGGAGGTCGCCCAGCAAGTGGAACTTACCTTGAAGACGGCAGCCCGTTGCACGTTGCAGGTAGAGGATCGTGGATTCGCGAGCCCCCCGAATAGCAGAGGGCTACAAGCCAAGGTGTCGCTCAAGCAAGGAGTGAACCGCATTGAATGCACTGCGCTGTTTGTCAAGCAGAAGCCAGAACTAGAGCTGCTGATGCAATCGAAAGAGCAATCGGAGCCAACTTCCATCGCAACCAGCGAGCTACAAGCCCAGGCGTTTCACTTCCGCCCCACGAGTCCTGGGGTAAAGCGTTTGGCTCGCGACGAAGATCGCCCTGGATTGGGAGCGAAAGTCGTGGGGCTGCATCCGAGCATCAATCTTGCGACCATCCGCGCCCCGGACGACTACGTTCCTGTCGGGGGGCTCGATGTGCTGAGTGACGGAACGTTGGTCGTCGCCACGTTCGACGCCCGCCGACTCCGTGCGCCGAGTCCTCAAGAAGAACCCGATGGCGAGCTTTGGCTGTATCACGGAGCCGAAGGCAAGGTCGAGGGTATCCGCCGCGAGAAGATTGCCGAGGGACTCTACGAACCGGCCGGCGTGTGCGTGGTCGGCGAATCGATTTACGTGTCGCAGCGATTGGAGGTGACCCGTTTCGATCGCCTGGAGTCGCAAGGCAAATGGCAAGCAACCACCGTGGCCAGCGGTTGGGAGTCGAACGATTTTCACGCCCTCAGTTTTGGTTTGTTGCATCAGCCAGGGCAGGGGGGGCATCCAGGGCATCTCTACTTGGCCAAGGGGACCGGGCTGGGATTGAAATCGAATCCGCCGAACCACGGCTCGGTCTGGCGCATCGACCTGTCGCTTCCTGTCGGTGAGAACGTCGAAGCCATCACCGGCGGCCATCGCACCCCAAACGGGCTCGGCTGGGGCCCCAATGGCGAGATCTACGTCACCGATAACCAAGGCGAGTACACGCCGGCCAACGAGTTGAACCTGGTGAAGGATGGCTCGTTCTACGGGTTCTTCCATCGCACCGGTGCGCACGCTGAGCTATCACCGTTCCAGCCAGACGCCACGCGCGACAAGAATCCCTCGGCGGTAACCGAAGCGACCGTGTGGATGCCGCAAGACGAAATCGCCAACAGCCCCTCGGAGCCGGTGCTCGTTCCCGAGGGCTGGCCTTTCGCGGGGCAAATGCTCGTTGGCGACGTGAAGTACGGCGGCATCAATCGCATTGGCCTCGAGCAGATCGATGGCGTCTGGCAAGGCTGTGCGTTTCGGTTCACGCAAGGCATGGAAGGCGGCGTCAACCGCTTGGCGTTTGGCCCCGGCGGTTCGCTGTTCGTAGGAGCCATCGGCGGCGATCACGCAGCCACCTGGAATTGGGTCGACCCCGACGGGCGGAAAACTTATCAAGGCTTACAACGATTGCAGCCCAACGGCGAGATGCCATTCGACATCGAATCGGTCCACGCGCTACCCGAAGGTTTCGAGGTGCGATTCACGCAACCCGTCGATGAGAGTGCGGTAGCTGATCCCAGCAACTACCTGGCGGAGCAGTGGACCTACCGGGCGACGCCTAACTACGGTGGTCCCAAGTTTGAGCTGGAACCGCTCGCCATCAAGCAAATCACTGCCTCGGCGGACCGTCGCAGCGTTGTACTGCAGATGGATGGGGTAAAAGCAAATCGCGTGGTGCATCTCACCGCGGATCCCATCAATGAGCAAGGCGAAAAGCTCTGGTCGTCCGAGGCATGGTACACGGTTCGGCGTATCCCGCAAGACAAAACGCCTAAGCCGAGCCGAGTGGTCATTGTGACCGGCGACAACGAGTACGGATCGGAACTGTCGATGCCGATGATTGGTTCGATCCTGGAGCAACTGCCAGGGTTCGAAGTCAAAGTGTTGTACTCAGTTGACGAGCAGGGCAACCGCGATCGCCACGCCCATTCGATCCCCGGACTTCGCGCGCTCCGCGAGGCCGATCTGGCTGTGTTCTTTATGAGGTTCCGTGCCTTGCCCGACGCCCAGGTGAAGGAGATCGAGGATTACGTCGCGTCGGGCCGACCGGTGATTGGGCTGCGGACCTCGAGCCACGCGTTCTTGTACGAGTCGGGCCCTCACCAACATCTCGATAATGGTTTTGGCGACGAGGTACTCGGCCAACGCTGGATCTCGCACTACGGGCATGGGACTAGTTCCATGGCCAAGGTCGATGCGTCGGCGATGAACTCCCCCATCCTCCGCGGCATGAAACCGGAGTTTCCCTTAGCGTCGTGGTTGTACGTGACCGATCCCCCCACGCACCCGCTTCCCGCGGATTGTCACCCGTTGCTCACTGGCATCGCGCTTAAAGAGCCTGGAGAGGTGGCGTCGAAGTTCGGCGAGGAGCAACCGCTGGCGTGGACTCGCGAACTCCAGACTGCCACGGGCCAAACGCAGCGAGTGTTTTACACGTCGCTGGGGCATCCGCGTGATTTTCTCGACGAGCCCTCGCGCCGATTGCTGGTGAACGCGATCTACTGGGCGCTGGGGCGTGAGGGGGAGATTCCCGAGTCGGGCGCGCCGGTCCCGCTGCCCAAGGGGTATCGCCCGCCGAATCCCAAGTAG
- a CDS encoding 3-keto-disaccharide hydrolase yields the protein MALASLALSLLMLTSSAFADESLEEGFAPLCNGHDLEGWVAMHGGDFEVRDEMIVCTGRSNWPSWLRTAEQYENFILRLEYKTYYGAESGIYFSAPQAGRVADIGFEYQINGTGQLTPYSTGAIAGASAPLARANNGSSDQEFQQLEIKLDWPKLEVRLNGQLVQDVNCEEHPLLKYKQRVGHLGFACRGKRVDFRHVRIKRLPNQVTDEWKPMFNGVDLSGWTISDKCSATWEVDEQGVLTSADGHGYLVSDEEFYNCEWKCFIQPTLLANGGVFFDWVPDNGRGFEIQIEDILDSNDPTGSIYGRVRASQLPRKQGEWSLLHVVLQDNTCIVRVDGTTVAESSSMNRRRWGRISLQMHRNQETIQWKDMMIRQLPSPAK from the coding sequence ATGGCTCTAGCGAGTTTGGCCCTGTCGCTGTTGATGCTCACTTCCTCAGCGTTCGCCGACGAATCCCTCGAAGAAGGCTTCGCGCCGCTTTGCAATGGGCACGACCTCGAAGGCTGGGTCGCCATGCATGGCGGCGACTTCGAAGTGCGCGACGAAATGATTGTCTGCACTGGTCGCAGCAACTGGCCAAGCTGGCTGCGAACCGCCGAGCAGTATGAGAACTTCATCCTGCGGCTCGAATACAAAACCTACTACGGAGCCGAATCGGGCATCTACTTCTCGGCCCCCCAAGCGGGGCGGGTCGCGGACATCGGCTTCGAGTACCAAATCAACGGCACCGGACAGCTCACCCCCTACTCCACTGGAGCGATCGCCGGGGCGTCGGCTCCGCTCGCGCGGGCGAACAATGGTTCGTCGGATCAGGAGTTTCAGCAACTGGAAATCAAGCTGGACTGGCCAAAACTCGAGGTTCGACTCAACGGTCAGCTAGTGCAAGACGTGAACTGCGAAGAACACCCTCTGCTGAAATACAAGCAACGCGTCGGGCACCTGGGTTTCGCCTGCCGAGGCAAGCGGGTCGATTTTCGCCATGTTCGCATCAAGCGTCTTCCCAACCAGGTGACGGATGAATGGAAGCCCATGTTCAACGGAGTCGACCTCAGCGGATGGACCATCAGCGACAAGTGTTCGGCCACGTGGGAAGTTGACGAACAGGGCGTGCTCACATCGGCCGATGGACATGGTTACCTTGTTTCGGACGAAGAGTTTTATAACTGCGAATGGAAGTGTTTTATTCAACCGACGCTGCTTGCCAATGGTGGGGTATTTTTCGACTGGGTCCCTGACAATGGGCGAGGATTCGAAATTCAGATCGAGGACATCCTCGACAGCAACGATCCAACTGGCAGCATCTACGGTCGAGTGCGAGCCAGTCAGCTTCCTCGCAAGCAGGGGGAGTGGTCGCTACTGCATGTCGTTCTGCAGGACAATACCTGCATCGTGCGAGTCGATGGGACGACTGTCGCCGAGAGCAGTAGCATGAATCGCCGCCGGTGGGGACGCATTTCGCTGCAAATGCATCGCAACCAAGAGACGATTCAATGGAAGGACATGATGATCCGCCAGCTCCCCTCGCCCGCAAAGTAG
- a CDS encoding Gfo/Idh/MocA family protein has protein sequence MATPNASNPNRRGFLKTVGAASVLSTVPRHVFAQHGSEATIRVALVGCGGRGTGAAADALNVKSAKLKLVAMADVFDHRLNSSYNTLTQVFADQADKVDVPADRRFVGFDAYRHALDQLRPGDIAIFATPLAFRGVHFQYAIEKGVNVFMEKPLSADGPTSLRLLELAKQASENNLKCGVGLMVRHCRARRELHDRIANGEIGDIILMRGYRMHGPVVTCFSTPKPEGREELMWQIERFHSFLWSSGGLFSDFNIHQIDELSWMKNAWPVKAMGIGGRHYRGDYIDQNFDSYGIEYTYEDGAKLYFDSRIMPGCKNDMSSIAHGSKGSAVVSHSGHTPGRVRICSGQNQDRKDTVWAYPQPEQNPYQLEWDDLVEAILKDTPYNEVPRGVEASVVTSMGRMAAHTGQEITFEQMLNCSHEFAPGLPNFSKDGPAPVMPDSEGRYPVPMPGIVRDTEYLTATTQPS, from the coding sequence ATGGCTACTCCCAATGCAAGCAATCCTAACCGACGTGGCTTTCTAAAAACGGTCGGCGCTGCATCCGTTTTGTCCACGGTGCCGCGCCATGTGTTCGCGCAACACGGAAGCGAGGCGACCATTCGGGTCGCCCTGGTCGGCTGTGGCGGGCGTGGCACCGGTGCGGCGGCCGACGCGTTGAACGTGAAAAGTGCTAAGCTCAAGCTGGTTGCGATGGCCGATGTGTTCGACCATCGCTTGAACTCCAGCTACAACACCCTTACCCAGGTGTTTGCAGACCAGGCGGATAAGGTCGACGTGCCCGCCGATCGGCGATTCGTTGGTTTCGATGCTTACCGCCATGCCCTCGACCAACTCCGCCCTGGCGATATTGCCATCTTTGCAACTCCGCTGGCGTTTCGGGGCGTTCATTTTCAATATGCCATCGAGAAGGGCGTGAACGTCTTCATGGAGAAGCCGCTCTCGGCCGATGGACCCACTTCGCTAAGGTTGCTCGAGCTAGCCAAGCAGGCCAGCGAAAATAACTTGAAGTGCGGGGTCGGACTCATGGTGCGTCACTGCCGCGCCCGACGCGAACTGCACGATCGAATCGCGAACGGTGAGATCGGCGACATCATCCTGATGCGCGGTTACCGGATGCATGGCCCCGTAGTCACCTGTTTCTCGACCCCCAAGCCGGAGGGACGCGAGGAGTTGATGTGGCAGATCGAACGCTTCCACAGTTTCCTCTGGTCGAGCGGTGGGTTGTTCAGCGATTTCAATATCCATCAGATCGACGAACTGTCGTGGATGAAGAACGCCTGGCCGGTCAAAGCGATGGGCATCGGCGGTCGTCATTACCGCGGCGACTACATCGACCAGAACTTCGACAGCTATGGAATCGAGTACACCTACGAAGATGGAGCGAAGCTGTACTTCGATTCCCGCATCATGCCTGGCTGTAAGAACGACATGTCGAGCATCGCCCATGGCAGCAAAGGTTCCGCAGTGGTGAGTCACTCGGGGCATACGCCGGGACGCGTGCGGATTTGCTCGGGGCAGAATCAGGATCGCAAAGACACCGTCTGGGCGTATCCCCAACCCGAACAGAATCCCTACCAGCTTGAATGGGACGATCTGGTCGAGGCCATTCTGAAAGACACGCCGTACAACGAAGTACCGCGTGGGGTGGAAGCTAGCGTCGTGACCAGCATGGGACGCATGGCCGCTCATACCGGGCAGGAGATCACTTTCGAGCAAATGCTCAACTGCTCGCACGAGTTCGCGCCAGGCTTGCCGAACTTCTCAAAGGATGGCCCCGCTCCGGTGATGCCTGATAGCGAAGGGCGTTACCCGGTGCCGATGCCAGGCATTGTGCGCGACACCGAGTATCTCACTGCAACCACGCAGCCTTCGTAG
- a CDS encoding SUMF1/EgtB/PvdO family nonheme iron enzyme produces MVIICLSMGEARAVVDFATHVQPILEQNCVSCHQGAEPDGGLNLTTKQQAFSSGDNGPVIVAKEPEASSLYIRTRVSALAASLMPPVNAVGPLAKEQVETLRQWIAEGANWPEGVTLTAKAKPTVVKGSPDNLELLEKIHALIVERSTADAKAEMVDYESRVPQTNVPFAMKAIPGGTFKMGSPATEPNHGENEGPQREVKLEPFWMGKCEVTWDEYEPFMISVVEREKNGKRKDFDPTKHTIVDAVSAPTAPYMEMSFGMGQSGYPAISMTQHAANKYCQWLSAQTGHFYRLPTEAEWEYACRAGTTTAYSFGDDPALLDDYAWYYENSDAQYQKVGTKKPNPWGLYDMHGNVMEWTADQYQPDYYQRLTGGATNPYLKPDKLYPRSVRGGGWDDDPENLRSAVRRGSDPSWKQQDPQLPKSIWYHTDAMWLGFRMVRPQKIPTVEEMDAYWNSATGKIK; encoded by the coding sequence ATGGTGATAATCTGTCTCTCGATGGGCGAAGCCCGCGCGGTGGTCGACTTTGCGACGCACGTGCAGCCGATCTTGGAGCAAAACTGTGTTTCGTGCCATCAGGGAGCAGAACCCGATGGCGGGCTCAACCTGACAACCAAGCAGCAGGCATTCTCGTCTGGCGATAACGGCCCGGTGATTGTCGCCAAAGAACCGGAAGCAAGCTCGCTGTACATCCGCACTCGTGTCAGTGCGTTAGCTGCCTCCTTGATGCCCCCCGTCAATGCGGTCGGTCCACTCGCCAAAGAGCAAGTCGAAACACTGCGGCAGTGGATTGCCGAGGGAGCCAACTGGCCGGAGGGAGTCACCCTCACCGCCAAGGCCAAACCAACCGTGGTGAAAGGTTCGCCTGATAACCTGGAGCTTCTCGAGAAGATTCACGCTTTGATCGTCGAGCGCTCTACGGCCGACGCCAAGGCGGAGATGGTCGATTACGAATCCCGAGTTCCGCAAACGAATGTTCCGTTCGCCATGAAGGCCATCCCAGGCGGTACGTTCAAAATGGGTAGCCCTGCGACCGAGCCCAATCATGGCGAGAACGAGGGGCCGCAGCGTGAGGTGAAACTCGAACCGTTTTGGATGGGCAAGTGCGAAGTCACTTGGGACGAATACGAGCCGTTCATGATCTCGGTGGTCGAACGCGAGAAGAATGGTAAACGCAAGGATTTCGATCCCACGAAGCACACGATCGTCGACGCGGTGAGCGCGCCGACCGCTCCCTACATGGAAATGAGCTTCGGCATGGGGCAGTCGGGCTACCCGGCTATCAGCATGACCCAACATGCAGCCAACAAGTACTGCCAATGGCTTTCGGCCCAGACGGGCCACTTCTACCGCCTGCCGACCGAGGCGGAATGGGAATACGCCTGCCGGGCTGGAACGACCACTGCCTACTCGTTTGGCGACGATCCCGCGCTGCTCGATGACTACGCGTGGTACTACGAGAACAGCGACGCGCAGTATCAGAAGGTCGGCACCAAGAAGCCGAATCCATGGGGACTCTACGACATGCATGGCAACGTCATGGAGTGGACCGCCGACCAGTACCAGCCCGACTACTACCAACGCCTCACCGGCGGCGCGACTAATCCCTATCTAAAACCCGATAAACTCTATCCGCGGAGCGTGCGCGGCGGCGGCTGGGACGATGACCCCGAGAACCTGCGCTCGGCAGTTCGGCGTGGATCGGATCCCTCCTGGAAACAGCAGGATCCTCAATTGCCAAAGAGCATCTGGTATCACACCGATGCCATGTGGTTGGGATTCCGCATGGTTCGCCCCCAGAAGATTCCCACCGTGGAAGAGATGGATGCTTATTGGAATAGTGCGACAGGCAAAATCAAGTAA
- a CDS encoding TIM barrel protein, whose product MTSQADYKFSFGPWNIHEGADPFGPTVRDSVDFAAKIAVYKRLGFDGVQLHDDDAVADLEDKSWDEIQAEAKEMRRLLESEGLEAEFVAPRLWEDPRGIDGGLTANDPEVRRWGVERSKKAVDIAKLMGTDLVVLWLAREGTYIRESKSARVAYDRLVEAINTMLQHDPTIRIAIEPKPNEPMDQAYVPTIGHALALAERTCDPQRVGGLIETAHAQLAGLDPSDEMAFALGNDKLWSVHLNDQNGLKFDQDKSFGSANLRAAFNQVRVLEEARYFDTGRYIGLDVKAMRTQEASRATQHLANSKAVFEALVQKARTFPEQQAQQLIADRDYESLEMLVLSHLMGVACPELQQQEDYATQTA is encoded by the coding sequence ATGACTAGCCAGGCAGACTATAAGTTTTCGTTCGGGCCTTGGAACATCCACGAAGGTGCCGACCCGTTTGGCCCCACGGTGCGCGACTCGGTCGACTTTGCCGCGAAGATCGCTGTCTATAAACGACTCGGTTTCGATGGTGTTCAGTTGCATGATGACGATGCCGTCGCGGATCTCGAAGACAAGTCGTGGGACGAGATCCAGGCTGAAGCCAAAGAGATGCGGCGGCTGCTAGAGTCGGAAGGGCTGGAAGCCGAGTTCGTTGCTCCGCGGTTGTGGGAAGACCCACGGGGAATCGACGGCGGCCTTACCGCCAATGATCCAGAGGTTCGCCGATGGGGAGTGGAGCGGTCGAAGAAAGCAGTCGACATTGCCAAGCTCATGGGCACCGACTTGGTGGTGCTCTGGTTAGCACGAGAAGGTACCTACATTCGCGAGTCGAAGTCGGCCCGCGTGGCCTACGACCGCTTGGTCGAAGCGATCAACACGATGCTGCAGCACGACCCGACGATTCGGATTGCTATCGAACCAAAGCCAAACGAGCCGATGGATCAAGCGTACGTGCCGACCATCGGGCACGCGCTGGCGCTGGCCGAGCGAACCTGCGATCCACAGCGGGTCGGGGGACTCATCGAAACCGCCCACGCTCAGCTAGCTGGTCTGGATCCGTCGGACGAAATGGCCTTTGCTCTTGGCAACGACAAGCTGTGGAGCGTGCACCTCAACGATCAGAATGGTCTGAAGTTCGATCAGGACAAGTCGTTCGGTAGCGCCAACCTGCGGGCCGCGTTCAATCAGGTTCGAGTGCTGGAAGAAGCCCGCTACTTCGACACCGGGCGGTACATCGGCCTCGACGTAAAGGCCATGCGTACGCAGGAAGCCAGCCGAGCGACTCAACATCTGGCCAATAGCAAAGCGGTGTTCGAGGCACTGGTGCAAAAGGCTCGAACTTTCCCCGAGCAACAAGCACAGCAATTGATCGCAGATCGTGATTACGAGTCGCTCGAAATGCTGGTGCTGAGTCATTTAATGGGAGTCGCGTGCCCTGAGCTGCAGCAACAAGAAGATTATGCGACGCAAACCGCTTGA
- a CDS encoding carbohydrate kinase family protein translates to MCEQRSIDVLVCGTAVLDIVVKPVELQQAIGGGKLFKTSPLSVHAGGIVANCGAVLARHGMRVSALTVVGNDVWGEMLRERMQSLGIEVESVVATEGSTSTSIVLVDESGQRSFGHHVGVLEQYDLKTVQIHSDLLTNTKLLLVGYLALLPELEKELPSLFRQAREAGCLTALEPAGSGGDVELLKPCLPWLDYYFPSKEEAYAQTGESDPAAMIAAFRDFGAAGVVGVKLGADGVVVSERPGQLQAIAAVEPPGKVVDTTGAGDCFLGAFLGGRLRGMDCTNAAKLGAAAGASCVTQIGAQAGLLDLSDACQLAGVPTPEASM, encoded by the coding sequence ATGTGTGAGCAGCGTAGTATCGACGTATTAGTCTGCGGCACCGCGGTGCTCGACATCGTGGTCAAGCCGGTAGAGCTGCAGCAAGCCATCGGCGGCGGCAAGCTCTTCAAGACCTCACCGCTCTCGGTGCACGCAGGCGGCATTGTTGCGAACTGCGGAGCAGTGCTCGCTCGACACGGCATGCGAGTCTCGGCGTTAACCGTGGTTGGGAACGACGTTTGGGGCGAGATGCTTCGCGAGCGGATGCAGTCGCTCGGGATCGAAGTCGAGTCGGTGGTCGCGACCGAGGGATCAACTAGCACTTCGATTGTGCTGGTCGACGAGAGCGGGCAACGCTCGTTCGGGCATCACGTTGGAGTGCTTGAACAATATGACTTGAAGACCGTTCAGATTCACTCTGATTTACTGACAAACACGAAGCTGCTGCTCGTCGGCTACCTGGCGCTACTCCCTGAGTTGGAGAAGGAGCTTCCGAGTTTGTTTCGGCAGGCGAGAGAAGCCGGTTGCCTGACCGCGCTCGAGCCAGCCGGCAGCGGCGGCGACGTTGAGCTGCTGAAGCCCTGTTTGCCGTGGCTCGACTATTACTTCCCGAGCAAAGAGGAAGCCTACGCCCAGACCGGCGAGTCGGATCCCGCAGCTATGATTGCCGCGTTCCGCGACTTTGGAGCCGCAGGCGTCGTCGGAGTAAAACTCGGTGCCGACGGAGTGGTGGTCAGTGAGCGTCCGGGCCAGCTGCAGGCGATCGCGGCGGTCGAACCGCCTGGCAAGGTGGTCGACACCACGGGAGCGGGCGATTGCTTTCTGGGGGCGTTCCTCGGAGGTCGCCTACGCGGAATGGATTGCACCAACGCGGCGAAGCTTGGTGCTGCTGCTGGAGCGAGCTGCGTGACCCAAATCGGCGCCCAAGCGGGGCTGCTCGATCTGAGCGACGCTTGCCAACTAGCCGGCGTGCCGACCCCCGAAGCATCGATGTGA
- a CDS encoding helix-turn-helix transcriptional regulator yields the protein MQLVVETQLSSPTESLRLLRWDRTVGEVELVGANNTCERIHGLGSQLHLHDDAELTFVAAGEGRLFAGDFIGPFQGPELLLVSPNVPHCWQAIGPTRGMAVQFSIDDRRPLAQLPEFAEFARTIRTAGRVYRFRDPAASSLLPIFEAMAEASDLGRLQQLFRLLAKVEQLIDGAVPLSEKAYGGNVRTVHFRAIQEAISQITQHYSEPLELQEMVELSGLSRTCFSQEFKRITGRTFVAFVNEVRVDAVCRELMQTEKTIADIAFCCGFANLSNFNRVFRQTKGVSPLEYRKHELQRAHRRTPAS from the coding sequence ATGCAGCTTGTTGTCGAAACCCAACTCAGCAGCCCTACCGAGTCGCTTCGACTGCTGCGATGGGACCGCACCGTCGGCGAGGTGGAATTGGTCGGCGCAAACAACACCTGCGAGCGGATTCACGGCCTCGGCAGTCAGCTTCACCTGCACGACGACGCCGAACTCACGTTTGTTGCCGCCGGCGAAGGGCGATTGTTCGCCGGCGACTTCATCGGCCCGTTCCAAGGTCCCGAGCTGCTGCTCGTTTCGCCGAACGTGCCGCACTGCTGGCAAGCGATAGGCCCCACCCGCGGCATGGCGGTTCAGTTCTCGATCGACGATCGCCGCCCGCTTGCGCAGCTCCCAGAGTTTGCCGAGTTTGCCCGCACCATCCGCACTGCCGGGCGGGTGTATCGGTTTCGCGATCCAGCGGCCAGCAGTTTGCTGCCGATCTTCGAAGCCATGGCCGAAGCGTCCGACTTGGGCCGACTGCAGCAGTTGTTTCGACTGCTGGCGAAGGTCGAACAGCTGATCGACGGGGCCGTCCCCCTGTCCGAGAAAGCATACGGCGGCAACGTTCGCACGGTCCACTTTCGCGCCATTCAGGAAGCCATCTCGCAGATCACTCAGCACTATTCCGAGCCTCTCGAGTTGCAGGAAATGGTCGAACTTTCGGGCTTGTCGCGCACCTGCTTCTCCCAAGAGTTCAAGCGAATTACCGGGCGGACGTTCGTCGCGTTTGTGAACGAGGTGCGCGTCGACGCAGTCTGTCGAGAGCTGATGCAAACCGAAAAAACCATTGCCGATATCGCCTTTTGCTGTGGATTCGCCAACTTATCGAACTTCAACCGGGTGTTTCGACAGACCAAGGGAGTCTCGCCGCTTGAGTACCGCAAGCACGAGCTGCAGCGTGCCCATCGACGGACGCCAGCAAGTTGA